From the Methanobacterium spitsbergense genome, one window contains:
- a CDS encoding MJ1255/VC2487 family glycosyltransferase, producing the protein MKLSIIIPTYNEEEYLPKLLYSIKEQEFKDYEIIIADAGSTDSTKEIAKLSCTKVINGGLPAVGRNNGAKIAEGEYLLFLDSDVVLSAGYLESAIEEFEEKELGIAITQIIPLSDSNVDKVLHKFANFFMKRAESIKPHGAGCYGILTTKILHEKAKGFDEELDFGEDSDYIERIAKISTFKVLRNPRLLVSTRRLEKEGLKDLAFKYTKSTIYDFRGKKISAEDLDYKFGHEKNDNFSSKPRIIYAACGEGMGHAIRTSVVLKHLKQENDVVVFASSRAFEYLSGKFDNVYEIYGFNTVYEDNAVNDKKTFIKAMKNLPRDVKDNIKLLYNIANEFKPELIISDFEFYSNILSKIIRVPMISIDNMHVITHCKIDVPRKYSRDKLKAEGVVRSFIMLPQKYLITSYFYPEIKNPDKVSIFPPILRNEILNLESLKEDHVLVYQTSTSNSKLIEVLKKVDENFIIYGFDCEKVDENLIFREFNEDQFFKDLGTCKAVLANGGFTLISESIYLKKPVLSIPVKGQFEQILNAIYLERLGYGEFHEELELDVVEQFLNKLDTYSESLKSYKQDGNKAILKELDHLIKIYSK; encoded by the coding sequence GTGAAGCTCAGTATCATAATACCAACGTACAATGAAGAAGAATACCTTCCAAAACTCCTTTACAGCATTAAAGAACAGGAATTCAAAGATTATGAGATAATAATAGCCGATGCTGGATCAACAGATAGCACAAAGGAAATTGCAAAATTATCCTGTACTAAAGTAATAAATGGGGGTTTACCTGCTGTTGGTAGAAATAACGGGGCCAAGATAGCTGAAGGAGAATACCTATTATTTTTAGATTCAGATGTGGTACTTTCAGCAGGATACCTTGAATCAGCAATTGAAGAATTCGAAGAAAAGGAACTAGGAATTGCAATCACTCAGATCATACCTTTAAGCGATAGTAATGTTGATAAAGTACTACATAAATTTGCCAACTTTTTTATGAAACGTGCAGAATCCATAAAACCTCATGGTGCAGGATGTTATGGAATTTTAACCACCAAAATTCTCCATGAAAAGGCAAAAGGTTTTGATGAAGAATTGGATTTTGGCGAAGACAGTGATTACATCGAAAGAATTGCTAAAATAAGCACGTTCAAAGTATTAAGAAATCCAAGACTCCTGGTTTCAACAAGAAGACTCGAAAAGGAAGGACTAAAAGATCTAGCATTTAAATACACTAAAAGTACTATTTATGATTTCAGAGGGAAAAAAATCAGTGCTGAAGATTTAGATTATAAGTTCGGCCATGAAAAGAATGATAATTTTAGTTCAAAACCACGAATAATTTACGCGGCATGTGGAGAAGGGATGGGCCATGCTATAAGGACTTCAGTCGTGTTAAAACATTTGAAACAGGAAAATGACGTTGTTGTATTTGCGAGTAGCAGAGCTTTTGAGTATTTATCAGGGAAATTTGACAATGTTTATGAAATTTATGGTTTTAATACTGTTTATGAAGACAATGCAGTAAACGATAAAAAAACATTCATAAAAGCTATGAAAAACCTTCCTCGTGATGTTAAAGATAATATTAAACTACTTTACAATATTGCGAATGAATTTAAACCGGAACTCATAATATCGGACTTTGAATTTTATTCCAATATATTAAGCAAGATCATAAGAGTCCCTATGATCAGCATTGACAACATGCATGTTATAACGCACTGTAAAATTGATGTACCGCGAAAATATTCCCGAGATAAACTCAAGGCAGAAGGAGTGGTTAGATCATTCATTATGTTACCTCAAAAGTATCTTATTACTTCGTATTTCTATCCTGAAATTAAGAATCCTGATAAGGTTTCTATTTTCCCACCCATTTTAAGGAACGAAATTTTAAATTTAGAATCTTTAAAAGAAGATCATGTACTTGTTTATCAGACCAGTACTTCTAATTCGAAACTTATAGAAGTACTTAAGAAAGTGGATGAAAATTTCATAATATATGGGTTTGATTGTGAAAAAGTGGATGAAAACCTAATATTCCGTGAGTTTAATGAAGATCAGTTCTTTAAAGATCTTGGAACATGTAAAGCTGTATTAGCCAATGGAGGATTCACCCTTATTAGTGAATCTATTTACCTAAAAAAACCTGTACTCAGCATTCCTGTAAAAGGTCAGTTCGAGCAAATATTAAATGCAATATATCTGGAAAGACTGGGATATGGGGAATTCCATGAAGAATTAGAATTGGATGTTGTTGAACAATTTTTAAATAAACTTGATACTTACAGTGAGTCATTAAAATCATACAAACAGGATGGAAACAAAGCAATTTTAAAAGAACTTGATCATCTAATTAAAATTTATTCCAAATAG
- a CDS encoding UPF0104 family protein: MNNKTIILLLVGIGILAAMVLYIGPGKIESALKNANPLYVALAVVIQFIIYGMWTQRWSITIHSLKISIKRRHVFPMLMVGLAINNITPSARGGGEPVRAYMLGKYAKAPMENAFATVIADRGLDTFPFVVLAILTIIFSVSFLSLPEWIVFALIVSLVVLIVVFIIILIMSINEAVGQRITLWLVGLVKRFSKNKHFEIERKALEAMNGFQSSMRIMIRDRRVLMYGLPLSFLVWFMEIIRVYIVFASFGTPVSLWVIAAVFVIATLIGLIPLLPGGVGAVDGMMIILYSAAGVPPSISAAATIVERLISFWMTSFIGIGMLPYVGPNVLEKFSDKF; this comes from the coding sequence ATGAATAATAAAACTATTATACTGTTACTTGTTGGAATTGGGATTCTGGCAGCAATGGTTTTATACATTGGCCCGGGAAAAATTGAAAGTGCTCTGAAAAATGCTAATCCACTATACGTTGCATTGGCAGTTGTAATTCAATTCATAATATATGGAATGTGGACCCAAAGATGGTCCATCACAATCCATTCACTTAAAATATCCATTAAAAGAAGACATGTTTTTCCAATGTTAATGGTTGGACTTGCTATTAATAATATCACACCCAGTGCTAGAGGCGGGGGAGAACCTGTTAGGGCATATATGTTGGGAAAATATGCAAAGGCTCCAATGGAAAATGCCTTTGCTACAGTAATCGCAGATAGGGGACTTGACACATTTCCATTTGTTGTCTTGGCAATTTTAACCATAATATTTTCCGTTTCGTTTCTTAGCCTTCCTGAATGGATTGTTTTTGCTTTGATTGTATCCCTTGTCGTTTTAATTGTTGTTTTTATTATAATTTTAATTATGTCTATTAATGAGGCTGTAGGTCAGAGGATAACGCTATGGCTAGTAGGGCTTGTAAAAAGATTTTCAAAAAATAAACACTTCGAAATTGAGAGAAAGGCCTTAGAAGCAATGAATGGATTTCAGAGCAGCATGCGTATTATGATACGTGACAGAAGGGTTTTAATGTATGGGCTTCCATTGTCTTTTTTGGTATGGTTCATGGAAATAATCAGAGTTTACATAGTTTTCGCATCATTTGGTACTCCAGTATCCTTGTGGGTAATTGCAGCAGTATTTGTAATAGCTACCTTGATAGGATTGATTCCTCTTCTTCCTGGAGGTGTTGGAGCTGTTGATGGAATGATGATAATTTTATATTCTGCAGCAGGTGTACCGCCATCTATAAGTGCAGCAGCAACTATTGTTGAAAGGTTAATATCTTTCTGGATGACTTCATTTATTGGAATAGGTATGCTTCCCTATGTTGGGCCAAATGTTTTAGAAAAATTCTCAGACAAATTTTAG
- a CDS encoding metallophosphoesterase, with protein sequence MSDSHDNLDAIRKAVKIFNKEEIDVVIHAGDLISPFTALEFRKLDPELVAIYGNNDGEKEGLKAAYEEICILEDFKEISVEGWKFSIIHGSNQAIVDSLAKCGKYDVVIRGHTHKMEILNGETMIINPGEVCGYVSGQKTVVLLDTDDLSFEVIYI encoded by the coding sequence ATGTCTGATAGTCATGACAACCTTGATGCTATTAGAAAAGCTGTAAAAATTTTTAACAAAGAAGAAATAGACGTTGTAATACATGCAGGAGATTTAATATCTCCATTCACTGCATTAGAATTTAGGAAACTAGATCCGGAACTTGTTGCTATTTATGGTAATAATGACGGTGAGAAAGAAGGACTTAAGGCAGCATATGAAGAAATATGCATTTTAGAAGATTTTAAGGAAATTTCAGTAGAGGGCTGGAAATTTTCAATCATACATGGCAGTAACCAAGCAATTGTGGATTCTCTTGCCAAATGTGGAAAATATGACGTTGTTATTAGGGGTCACACTCATAAAATGGAAATATTGAATGGTGAAACAATGATTATAAACCCTGGTGAAGTATGTGGATATGTTTCAGGGCAAAAAACGGTTGTTTTATTAGATACCGATGATCTCAGTTTTGAAGTAATATACATATGA